From the genome of Dreissena polymorpha isolate Duluth1 unplaced genomic scaffold, UMN_Dpol_1.0 chrUn027, whole genome shotgun sequence, one region includes:
- the LOC127863690 gene encoding uncharacterized protein LOC127863690, producing the protein MVNVTMIAFCMIVCVVAVSECGAGNIKINDAPEEVKLSKVQEEMEEFQHKTTVHHFARHGLCAHIQGKMKFFKALQKHFIGISDHMRVNFIMDICSHKDEMLDLWVKEIFDMDGDGYISHFEKGLYDHIN; encoded by the exons ATGGTTAATGTTACGATGATCGCATTTTGTATGATCGTTTGTGTCGTGGCCGTCTCAGAGTGTGGTGCGggcaatattaaaataaacgaCGCCCCAGAAGAGGTGAAACTTTCAAAGGTTCAAGAAGAAATGGAAGAGTTTCAACATAAGAC GACTGTACACCACTTTGCTCGTCACGGCCTATGCGCTCACATCCAAGGCAAAATGAAATTCTTCAAGGCTTTGCAGAAGCATTTTATCGGCATCTCAG ATCATATGAGGGTAAATTTTATCATGGATATCTGTTCTCATAAGGATGAAATGCTGGACCTATGGGTCAAAGAAATCTTCGACATGGATG GGGATGGCTACATCTCACATTTTGAGAAGGGCCTGTATGACCACATCAACTGA